Proteins encoded within one genomic window of Saccharopolyspora pogona:
- a CDS encoding ESX secretion-associated protein EspG, with protein sequence MRSTCWAGSPPPKASRCQLPCEQLDRVGKRMGAGETSLSSALSSNGIRGNDAKTLAQAFTAKRTMDGLFTVRAYEQKVRRARTLAFNLQFFTTETGCYLAQRKPGRDGREWYTLAPADGRKLVATIDEMIKVLTRPAARI encoded by the coding sequence ATGCGGTCAACCTGCTGGGCCGGGTCGCCGCCGCCGAAGGCATCTCGGTGCCAGCTGCCCTGCGAGCAGCTGGATCGGGTCGGCAAGCGGATGGGCGCCGGCGAGACGAGCCTGTCGTCGGCCTTGAGTTCCAACGGAATCCGCGGCAACGACGCCAAAACGCTCGCCCAGGCGTTCACCGCGAAGCGGACGATGGACGGCCTTTTCACCGTCCGCGCCTACGAACAGAAGGTCCGGCGGGCTCGTACACTGGCGTTCAACCTGCAGTTCTTCACCACCGAAACAGGCTGCTACCTGGCACAACGAAAACCCGGCCGCGACGGACGCGAGTGGTACACCCTCGCCCCCGCCGACGGGCGCAAGCTGGTCGCCACGATCGACGAGATGATCAAGGTACTCACCAGGCCCGCAGCCCGCATCTGA
- a CDS encoding N-6 DNA methylase, with protein MSRGAADTKSGEGQYFTPRPLIDAMVRCTQPTPDDTITDPACGTGGFLPTTRIRCCHPRSSRRRSSRTCRLRSPNSPPSPRLWVVEKNGELAPSFSIALVA; from the coding sequence CTGTCCCGAGGTGCGGCCGACACCAAGTCGGGTGAGGGCCAGTACTTCACCCCGCGCCCACTGATCGACGCCATGGTGCGCTGCACCCAGCCGACCCCGGACGACACGATCACTGATCCCGCCTGCGGCACAGGGGGCTTCCTGCCGACGACGCGGATTCGCTGCTGCCACCCGAGGTCATCGCGGCGGAGATCGTCGAGGACCTGCAGGCTGCGCTCTCCGAATTCGCCGCCGTCGCCGAGGCTCTGGGTAGTGGAGAAAAACGGAGAGTTAGCGCCGAGTTTTTCGATTGCGCTCGTCGCGTGA
- a CDS encoding alpha/beta hydrolase, producing MRKVVTAAMAVGLLAGLPPAAGAATAAPAPVFEPTPVQWGQCKDEGLQKAGAECGMVKVPLDYADPAGEQVSLAVSRIKHTVPDDQYQGVMLVNPGGPGGSGLSLSVLGAYVPKYAGAAYDWIGFDPRGVGASEPAISCDPNYFSYDRPHYVPTTPELEKAWLDRSEGYARACGNNGKLLDHIKTTDVVEDMDSIRKALGSEQINYYGFSYGTYLGQVYATLHPERMRRVVMDGVVNAGDVWYDANLNQDVAFDRNIKIFFDWIAKYDGTYHLGTTGAEVEKLYYEQLAKLDQQPAGGVIGSDEWTDVFLTAGYSQSAWDRRAKAFSGWVRGGDWQTLKAIYDGANTPGDDNGFAVYLAVQCTDVKWPASWEQWRKDNWAVHEKAPFEAWANAWYNAPCRNWPAKPGKPVNVDGSKVAGALLISEELDAATPFPGALEARKRFPNASLISLPGGTTHSGSLGGNACLDDQIADYLATGKLPARQPGEGPDTKCEPLPQPTPEGVGALNVRPQQPAVLQEALKSSRH from the coding sequence GTGAGAAAAGTCGTCACTGCTGCGATGGCCGTCGGTCTGCTGGCCGGCCTGCCGCCGGCCGCCGGAGCCGCAACCGCCGCGCCCGCACCGGTTTTCGAGCCCACACCGGTTCAATGGGGCCAGTGCAAGGACGAGGGCCTGCAGAAGGCCGGGGCGGAATGCGGGATGGTGAAAGTCCCGCTGGACTACGCCGACCCAGCGGGTGAGCAGGTCTCGCTCGCGGTTTCGCGGATCAAGCACACCGTGCCCGACGACCAGTACCAGGGCGTGATGCTGGTCAACCCGGGCGGCCCGGGCGGATCCGGCCTGTCCCTGTCGGTACTCGGCGCCTACGTGCCCAAGTACGCCGGCGCCGCCTACGACTGGATCGGCTTCGACCCGCGCGGAGTGGGCGCCAGCGAGCCCGCGATTTCGTGCGACCCGAACTACTTCTCCTACGACCGCCCGCACTACGTGCCGACCACGCCGGAGCTGGAGAAGGCCTGGCTGGACCGGTCCGAGGGCTACGCGCGGGCGTGCGGGAACAACGGCAAGCTCCTCGACCACATCAAGACGACGGACGTCGTCGAGGACATGGACAGCATCCGCAAGGCGCTGGGCTCCGAGCAGATCAACTACTACGGCTTCTCGTACGGCACCTACCTCGGCCAGGTCTACGCCACCCTGCACCCCGAGCGGATGCGCCGGGTCGTGATGGACGGCGTGGTGAACGCAGGCGACGTCTGGTACGACGCGAACCTGAACCAGGACGTGGCCTTCGACCGCAACATCAAGATCTTCTTCGACTGGATCGCGAAGTACGACGGCACGTACCACCTGGGCACCACCGGCGCTGAGGTGGAGAAGCTGTACTACGAGCAGCTCGCCAAGCTCGACCAGCAGCCGGCGGGCGGCGTGATCGGCTCCGACGAGTGGACCGACGTGTTCCTGACGGCGGGCTATTCGCAGTCCGCCTGGGACCGCCGCGCCAAGGCGTTCTCGGGTTGGGTGCGGGGCGGCGACTGGCAGACGCTCAAGGCGATCTACGACGGCGCCAACACACCGGGCGACGACAACGGTTTCGCCGTCTACCTCGCGGTCCAGTGCACGGACGTCAAGTGGCCGGCGAGCTGGGAGCAGTGGCGCAAGGACAACTGGGCCGTCCACGAGAAGGCGCCGTTCGAGGCCTGGGCGAACGCCTGGTACAACGCGCCGTGCCGGAACTGGCCCGCGAAGCCGGGCAAGCCGGTCAACGTCGACGGCAGCAAGGTGGCCGGCGCGCTGCTGATCAGCGAGGAACTGGACGCCGCGACGCCGTTCCCCGGCGCGCTGGAAGCACGCAAGCGCTTCCCCAACGCCAGCCTGATCAGCCTGCCCGGCGGCACCACGCACTCGGGTTCGCTCGGCGGAAACGCCTGCCTGGACGACCAGATCGCCGACTACCTGGCCACCGGCAAGCTGCCGGCGCGACAGCCCGGCGAAGGCCCGGACACCAAGTGCGAACCGCTCCCCCAGCCAACCCCTGAGGGGGTGGGCGCGCTGAACGTCCGCCCGCAACAACCCGCGGTCCTGCAGGAAGCCCTGAAGTCCAGCCGGCACTGA
- a CDS encoding HNH endonuclease family protein yields MRLPRALIRRLSFLAPLVLVLAMAFSVASAPTALAFPPDVPGKSQVQSELNSLGVQAEGSMDGYSRDLFPHWHTVSGTCNTREEVLKRDGTNVAVGSDCYPTAGSWYSYYDGVTRTSPSQISIDHIVPLAEAWRSGARSWTTAKREAFANDLAGPQLIAVTTEVNSAKGDRDPSSWQPPRTASHCGYAKFWIHTKYRWGLTLQSAEKTTLQSMLNACSY; encoded by the coding sequence ATGCGATTACCACGCGCCCTCATCCGCAGACTCTCATTCCTCGCCCCTCTCGTCCTCGTCCTGGCCATGGCTTTCTCGGTCGCGTCGGCGCCGACGGCGCTCGCCTTCCCTCCCGACGTCCCCGGGAAGTCCCAGGTGCAGTCCGAGCTCAACAGCCTCGGCGTGCAGGCGGAAGGCTCGATGGACGGCTATTCACGGGACCTGTTCCCGCACTGGCACACCGTTTCGGGCACCTGCAACACCCGTGAGGAGGTACTCAAGCGCGACGGCACCAACGTCGCCGTGGGCTCGGACTGCTACCCCACCGCTGGCAGTTGGTACAGCTACTACGACGGCGTCACGCGGACCTCGCCGTCGCAGATCAGCATCGACCACATCGTGCCGCTGGCCGAAGCCTGGCGTTCCGGCGCGCGCAGCTGGACCACCGCCAAGCGCGAGGCGTTCGCCAACGACCTCGCCGGCCCGCAGCTGATCGCGGTGACCACCGAGGTGAACAGCGCGAAGGGCGACCGCGACCCGTCGTCGTGGCAGCCGCCGCGCACCGCCTCGCACTGCGGTTACGCGAAATTCTGGATCCACACCAAGTACCGTTGGGGTCTGACCCTGCAGTCCGCCGAGAAGACCACACTGCAGAGCATGCTCAACGCCTGCTCGTACTGA
- a CDS encoding lysophospholipid acyltransferase family protein, protein MVALPSSPHEPTRRTDREKLFRDAPLLWRVLMRVDRAVVGLTGRLEVTGDVPDSVRGRPLLLAANHIGNLDALVLIAACRTRRLAPRFLATGGLFDTPVLGKVLRACRHVRADRGKNTAGEALGRVVSALTSDHHPVLMYPEGRITLEPDMWPERGKTGVARMALASGATVVPISQWGAHEGMCYGLVRVEGFGDLWILFASWLRAVRRRPKLRVHFGAPVDLSDLSADRVGDAARARDRIMRAIAAGMVPLRAGELGAPHHFDPTRPAIGKPSPWRP, encoded by the coding sequence ATGGTTGCTTTACCTTCCAGTCCGCACGAGCCGACACGCCGAACCGACCGCGAGAAACTGTTCCGCGACGCGCCGCTGCTGTGGCGCGTGCTGATGCGGGTGGACCGGGCGGTCGTCGGGCTCACCGGGCGGCTGGAAGTGACCGGCGACGTGCCGGATTCGGTGCGCGGCAGGCCGCTGCTGCTGGCCGCCAACCACATCGGCAACCTCGACGCGCTGGTGCTGATCGCCGCCTGCCGGACCCGGCGGCTCGCGCCGCGGTTCCTCGCCACCGGCGGACTGTTCGACACCCCGGTGCTGGGCAAGGTCCTCCGCGCCTGCCGGCATGTCCGAGCCGACCGCGGCAAGAACACCGCGGGCGAGGCGCTGGGGCGGGTCGTCTCGGCGCTGACCAGCGATCATCACCCGGTGCTGATGTACCCGGAGGGTCGCATCACCCTCGAACCGGACATGTGGCCGGAGCGCGGAAAAACCGGCGTGGCCCGGATGGCGCTGGCGTCCGGCGCCACGGTGGTGCCGATCAGCCAGTGGGGTGCCCACGAGGGGATGTGCTACGGCCTGGTCCGCGTCGAGGGGTTCGGCGACCTGTGGATCCTGTTCGCGTCGTGGCTGCGGGCCGTTCGCCGCAGGCCGAAGCTGAGAGTCCACTTCGGAGCGCCGGTGGACCTGAGCGACCTGTCCGCCGACCGGGTCGGCGACGCCGCCAGGGCCCGCGACCGCATCATGCGCGCCATCGCCGCCGGCATGGTGCCGCTGCGAGCGGGCGAGCTCGGGGCCCCCCACCACTTCGACCCGACCCGCCCGGCCATCGGCAAACCCAGCCCATGGCGCCCGTGA
- a CDS encoding FtsK/SpoIIIE family DNA translocase, with protein sequence MASRTSNGGRGSSRGKSATKSSGSTARSGGSARSTTARKSTGSSKPRPGSTHAPRRPAPKRSTKTRSRSGGSLARGVGSVVRAVGKTKTLDPAHRRDGLALIFLATAVIAAAGVWWQAGGPVGHWFDWALRSVIGMAAVVLPAVLLVTAVLLMRTENSAEARPRVVIGSMLLIFTTLGVLHIVAGSPLNPEDWPNAGGALGFVAGGPLAHGLTGWVAVPVLVLIGLFGLLVLTGTPVREVAARLRGLGQEAEEARSAADTKGIEGDTASVKLRRPSRRRQAAMSDEDRQLSLDDVPDEQPKPAKPKAAAVPAKPVAEAAEEKPKKSSKPQISRSVEGDYQLPPLDVLTDGDPPKSRSRANDSMIEAITAVLEQFNIDAQVTGFTRGPTVTRYEVELGPGVKVEKITALTKNIAYAAATDNVRLLAPIPGKSAVGIEVPNSDREMVRLGDVLRSAEAGKDSHPLVMGLGKDIEGHMVTANLAKMPHLLVAGSTGSGKSSFVNSMLVSLLARATPQEVRMILIDPKMVELTPYEGIPHLITPIITQPKKAAGALAWLVEEMEQRYQDMQANRVRHIDDFNRKVKSGEITTPLGSEREYRPYPYILAIVDELADLMMTAPRDVEDAIVRITQKARAAGIHLVLATQRPSVDVVTGLIKTNVPSRLAFATSSLTDSRVILDQPGAEKLIGMGDALYLPMGASRPVRVQGAFVGDDEIHRIVSFTKDQADPEYTDGVTAAKAGEKKEVDSDIGDDLDVLLQATELVVTSQFGSTSMLQRKLRVGFAKAGRLMDLLESRGVVGPSEGSKAREVLIKPDELENTLYTIRGGPSPDAE encoded by the coding sequence ATGGCGAGCCGGACATCGAACGGGGGACGTGGCTCGTCGCGCGGCAAGAGCGCGACCAAGAGCAGCGGCTCCACTGCCAGGAGTGGTGGATCGGCCAGGTCGACCACCGCGCGGAAGAGCACCGGGAGCTCCAAGCCCCGCCCCGGATCGACGCACGCGCCCCGCAGGCCGGCGCCCAAGCGGTCCACCAAGACCCGTTCCAGGAGCGGAGGGAGCCTCGCGCGCGGCGTCGGGAGCGTGGTTCGGGCGGTCGGCAAGACCAAGACGCTCGACCCCGCGCACCGCCGCGACGGACTGGCACTGATCTTCCTGGCGACCGCGGTGATCGCCGCCGCCGGTGTCTGGTGGCAGGCCGGTGGGCCGGTCGGGCACTGGTTCGACTGGGCCCTGCGCTCGGTCATCGGCATGGCCGCCGTGGTGCTGCCGGCGGTGCTGCTGGTCACGGCCGTCCTGCTGATGCGCACCGAGAACAGCGCGGAGGCACGGCCCCGGGTGGTGATCGGGTCGATGCTGCTGATCTTCACCACGCTCGGCGTCCTGCACATCGTGGCGGGTTCCCCGCTGAACCCCGAGGACTGGCCGAACGCCGGCGGGGCCCTGGGCTTCGTCGCCGGCGGGCCGCTCGCGCACGGCCTCACCGGCTGGGTCGCCGTGCCGGTGCTGGTGCTGATCGGGCTGTTCGGGCTGCTCGTGCTCACCGGCACGCCGGTGCGCGAGGTCGCGGCTCGGTTGCGCGGACTCGGTCAGGAGGCCGAGGAGGCCCGGTCGGCGGCCGATACCAAGGGAATCGAGGGCGATACCGCCTCGGTCAAGCTGCGCCGCCCGTCGCGGCGTCGCCAGGCGGCGATGTCCGACGAGGACCGTCAGCTTTCGCTGGACGACGTGCCCGACGAACAGCCCAAGCCGGCCAAGCCGAAAGCCGCCGCGGTGCCGGCCAAGCCGGTCGCCGAAGCTGCCGAGGAGAAGCCGAAGAAGAGCAGCAAGCCGCAGATCAGCCGGAGCGTCGAAGGCGACTACCAGCTGCCGCCGCTGGACGTGCTCACCGACGGTGACCCGCCGAAGAGCCGAAGCCGGGCCAACGACAGCATGATCGAGGCGATCACCGCGGTGTTGGAGCAGTTCAACATCGACGCCCAGGTCACCGGATTCACCCGGGGTCCGACCGTGACCCGCTACGAGGTGGAGCTCGGCCCCGGCGTGAAGGTCGAGAAGATCACCGCGCTGACCAAGAACATCGCCTACGCCGCGGCGACCGACAACGTCCGGCTGCTGGCGCCGATCCCCGGCAAGTCCGCGGTGGGCATCGAGGTACCCAACAGCGACCGGGAGATGGTGCGGCTCGGCGACGTGCTGCGCTCCGCCGAGGCGGGCAAGGACAGCCACCCGCTGGTGATGGGGCTGGGCAAGGACATCGAAGGCCACATGGTCACCGCGAACCTGGCCAAGATGCCGCACCTGCTGGTGGCCGGTTCGACGGGGTCCGGTAAGTCCAGCTTCGTCAACTCGATGCTGGTGTCGCTGCTCGCGCGGGCCACCCCGCAGGAGGTCAGGATGATCCTGATCGACCCGAAGATGGTGGAACTGACCCCTTACGAGGGCATCCCGCACCTGATCACGCCCATCATCACCCAGCCGAAGAAGGCCGCCGGCGCGCTGGCCTGGCTGGTGGAGGAGATGGAGCAGCGCTACCAGGACATGCAGGCCAACCGGGTGCGCCACATCGACGACTTCAACCGGAAGGTCAAGTCGGGGGAGATCACCACCCCGCTGGGCAGCGAGCGCGAGTACCGGCCGTACCCGTACATCCTGGCCATCGTCGACGAGCTCGCCGACCTGATGATGACCGCGCCGCGGGACGTCGAGGACGCCATCGTGCGGATCACCCAGAAGGCGCGGGCCGCCGGCATCCACCTGGTGCTGGCCACCCAGCGCCCGTCGGTGGACGTGGTGACGGGTCTGATCAAGACCAACGTGCCGTCCCGGTTGGCGTTCGCCACCTCGTCGCTGACGGACTCGCGGGTCATCCTGGACCAGCCGGGCGCGGAGAAGCTGATCGGGATGGGCGACGCGCTGTACCTGCCGATGGGCGCGTCGCGGCCGGTGCGGGTGCAGGGGGCGTTCGTCGGCGACGACGAGATCCACCGCATCGTCTCCTTCACCAAGGACCAGGCCGACCCGGAGTACACCGACGGCGTCACGGCGGCCAAGGCGGGCGAGAAGAAGGAGGTCGACTCCGACATCGGCGACGACCTCGACGTCCTGCTGCAGGCCACCGAGCTGGTCGTGACCAGCCAGTTCGGGTCCACCTCGATGCTGCAGCGCAAGCTGCGGGTCGGGTTCGCCAAGGCGGGTCGGCTGATGGACCTGCTGGAGTCGCGCGGCGTGGTCGGGCCGTCGGAGGGGTCGAAGGCCCGCGAGGTGCTGATCAAGCCGGACGAGCTGGAGAACACGCTGTACACGATCCGGGGCGGGCCGTCGCCGGACGCAGAATGA
- a CDS encoding alpha-hydroxy acid oxidase encodes MVKRQLPRWSELRPLLRVKPPQVNPTERRLSAAHSIADLRAIARRRTPRAVFDYTDGAAEAEISLRRARQSFRDVEFRPSVLQDVSKVDTSTTMFGKRSELPFSFAPTGFTRMMNHEGEPAVARVAQRAGIPYALSTMGTTSIEDVAAAAPNSRKWFQLYLWRDREASRELVQRAQDSGYEAMLLTVDTPVGGARLRDNRNGLTIPPELTFKTIADGAMHPAWWFNLLTTEPLSFASFKHWSGTAQDLINAMFDPSLNYADLEWLRELWQGPLIVKGIQNADDARRVADLGADGVVLSNHGGRQLDRAPTMLELLPSVREAIGDRAEVLLDTGIVSGADIVAAIALGADSCLIGRAYLYGLMAGGERGVQKAVDILRAEIVRTLQLLGVHSIGDLNTTHATVRR; translated from the coding sequence ATGGTCAAGCGGCAACTTCCGCGCTGGTCCGAACTGCGTCCGCTGCTGCGGGTCAAGCCCCCGCAGGTCAACCCCACCGAGCGACGCCTGTCCGCCGCGCACTCGATCGCCGACCTGCGGGCCATCGCACGCCGCCGGACGCCGCGCGCCGTGTTCGATTACACCGACGGCGCCGCCGAGGCCGAGATCAGCCTGCGCCGCGCCCGGCAGTCCTTCCGCGACGTCGAGTTCCGCCCCTCCGTGCTGCAGGATGTGTCCAAGGTGGACACCAGCACGACGATGTTCGGCAAGCGGTCCGAGCTGCCGTTCTCCTTCGCCCCAACCGGTTTCACCCGGATGATGAACCACGAGGGCGAACCGGCGGTGGCCCGCGTCGCGCAACGCGCGGGCATCCCCTACGCGCTGTCCACAATGGGCACCACGTCCATCGAGGACGTGGCCGCCGCCGCGCCGAACTCCCGGAAGTGGTTCCAGCTCTACCTATGGCGCGACCGCGAGGCCAGCCGCGAGCTAGTGCAGCGAGCCCAGGACTCCGGCTACGAGGCAATGCTGCTCACCGTCGACACACCGGTCGGCGGCGCGCGCCTGCGCGACAACCGCAACGGCCTGACGATCCCCCCGGAACTGACGTTCAAGACCATCGCCGACGGGGCGATGCACCCGGCGTGGTGGTTCAACCTGCTCACCACCGAGCCGCTGTCGTTCGCCTCCTTCAAGCACTGGTCGGGCACCGCGCAGGACCTGATCAACGCCATGTTCGACCCGTCGCTGAACTACGCCGACCTGGAGTGGCTGCGGGAGCTGTGGCAGGGGCCGCTGATCGTCAAGGGCATCCAGAACGCCGACGACGCCCGGCGCGTGGCCGACCTGGGCGCCGACGGCGTGGTGCTGTCCAACCACGGCGGTCGGCAGCTCGACCGAGCCCCGACGATGCTGGAGCTGCTGCCGTCGGTCCGCGAGGCCATCGGCGACCGGGCCGAGGTGCTGCTGGACACCGGGATCGTCAGCGGCGCGGACATCGTCGCGGCGATCGCGCTGGGCGCGGATTCGTGCCTGATCGGCCGCGCCTACCTGTACGGGCTGATGGCCGGCGGCGAGCGGGGCGTGCAGAAGGCGGTGGACATCCTCCGCGCCGAGATCGTCCGGACCCTCCAACTGCTGGGCGTCCACTCCATCGGCGACCTCAACACCACCCACGCCACGGTCCGCCGCTGA
- a CDS encoding phospholipase, translating into MERSAAHRGFIAGAAAAGALLLTAGTAHADLSQTQLRKVTDDYLFETSLDSFTATRAERPHADQLDWSTDGCSMSPDKPLGYKFRTSCERHDFGYRNYKKQDRFGEDNRKKIDDNFKSDMYSVCGTDMVCKGTANIYYYAVREFGGTSGSTADAVDQAQVKPVLSGNGLLLEFRAVNSEGLLVRLGTTG; encoded by the coding sequence GTGGAACGTTCCGCTGCTCACCGCGGCTTTATCGCCGGCGCCGCCGCGGCCGGCGCCCTGTTGCTCACCGCCGGGACCGCGCACGCCGACCTCAGCCAGACCCAGCTGCGGAAGGTGACCGACGATTACCTCTTCGAGACCTCCCTCGACTCGTTCACCGCGACCCGCGCCGAGCGGCCACACGCGGACCAGCTCGACTGGTCCACCGACGGCTGTTCGATGTCGCCGGACAAACCACTGGGCTACAAGTTCCGCACCAGCTGCGAACGGCACGACTTCGGTTATCGCAACTACAAGAAGCAGGACCGGTTCGGCGAGGACAACCGCAAGAAGATCGACGACAACTTCAAGTCCGACATGTACTCGGTCTGCGGCACCGACATGGTCTGCAAGGGCACCGCGAACATCTACTACTACGCGGTGCGGGAGTTCGGCGGGACGAGCGGCTCCACCGCCGACGCCGTCGACCAGGCGCAGGTCAAGCCCGTGCTCTCCGGCAACGGGTTGCTGCTGGAGTTCCGCGCGGTCAACTCCGAAGGCCTGCTCGTGCGGCTCGGCACGACCGGCTGA
- a CDS encoding amino-acid N-acetyltransferase has product MNDYASTAIMIRRARIADARTIKSLVDTYAGEVLLAKELVTLYENIQEFWVAELTEPDQPGRVVGCGALHVLWEDLAEIRTVAVDPVVKGRGIGHRLVHQLVGLARELGLSRVFVLTFETEFFGRHGFRTINGAPVSPEVFEEMRRSVDAGVAEFLDLANIKPNTLGNTRMLLDLNG; this is encoded by the coding sequence ATGAATGACTATGCATCCACGGCGATAATGATTCGGCGGGCTCGGATCGCCGACGCGCGGACGATCAAATCCCTGGTCGACACCTATGCCGGAGAGGTGCTGCTGGCCAAGGAACTCGTCACGCTCTACGAGAACATCCAGGAGTTCTGGGTCGCCGAGCTGACCGAACCCGACCAGCCCGGCCGCGTGGTCGGCTGCGGCGCGCTGCACGTGCTCTGGGAAGACCTCGCCGAGATCCGCACCGTCGCCGTGGACCCGGTGGTGAAGGGCCGGGGAATCGGCCACCGCCTGGTGCACCAACTGGTCGGCCTGGCCCGCGAGCTGGGCCTGTCCCGGGTGTTCGTGCTGACCTTCGAGACCGAGTTCTTCGGCCGCCACGGCTTCCGCACCATCAACGGCGCCCCGGTCAGCCCGGAGGTCTTCGAGGAGATGCGCCGCTCGGTCGACGCCGGCGTAGCCGAGTTCCTCGACCTGGCCAACATCAAGCCCAACACCCTCGGCAACACCCGAATGCTCCTCGACCTGAACGGTTAG
- the rimO gene encoding 30S ribosomal protein S12 methylthiotransferase RimO, giving the protein MSTEQNHRRVAMVTLGCARNEVDSEELAGNLHGRGWDLVEADQADVVVVNTCGFVESAKKDSVDTLLAAADTGAKVVAVGCMAERYGAELAEHLPEADAVLGFDHYANLADRLDDVLAGQAIQPHQPQDRRKMLPISPVARPAAAAEVAVPGHGWVPAARSVARRRLDDSPVAALKLASGCDRRCSFCAIPSFRGSFLSRPPEEVLGEAVWLAEHGAKELFLVSENSTSYGKDLSDARALEVLLPKLAAVEGIDRVRVSYLQPAETRPGLVRAIATTPGVAPYFDLSFQHSSEPVLRRMRRFGSTESFLALIEQIRELAPEAGIRSNVIVGFPGETEDDFAELQDFLTRARLDAIGVFGYSDEDGTEAAGFDDKIDPDVVDERVEQLSDLVDELISQRAEDRIGTEVRVLVERVSDEECAGRGDHQGPEVDGECLVADPGEVNVGDVLHCQVVDSVGVDLVVRPIDSTPAQKRSGEQP; this is encoded by the coding sequence ATGTCAACCGAGCAAAATCACCGCCGAGTCGCCATGGTCACGCTCGGTTGCGCCCGCAATGAGGTCGATTCCGAAGAGCTCGCCGGCAACCTGCACGGCCGCGGCTGGGACCTCGTGGAGGCCGACCAGGCCGACGTGGTGGTGGTCAACACCTGCGGCTTCGTCGAATCCGCGAAGAAGGACTCCGTCGACACGCTGCTCGCCGCCGCCGACACCGGCGCGAAGGTCGTCGCGGTGGGCTGCATGGCCGAGCGCTACGGCGCCGAGCTCGCCGAACACCTGCCGGAGGCCGACGCGGTGCTCGGCTTCGACCACTACGCCAACCTCGCCGACCGGCTCGACGATGTCCTCGCCGGGCAGGCCATCCAGCCGCACCAGCCGCAGGACCGGCGCAAGATGCTGCCGATCAGCCCGGTCGCCCGCCCCGCCGCGGCCGCCGAGGTCGCGGTGCCCGGGCACGGCTGGGTCCCGGCAGCCCGCTCGGTGGCGCGCCGCCGGCTCGACGACTCGCCGGTCGCCGCGCTGAAGCTGGCCTCCGGCTGCGACCGGCGCTGCTCCTTCTGCGCCATCCCGTCGTTCCGTGGCTCCTTCCTGTCCCGGCCGCCGGAAGAGGTGCTGGGCGAGGCTGTCTGGCTGGCCGAGCACGGGGCCAAGGAACTGTTCCTGGTCAGCGAGAACTCGACCTCCTACGGCAAGGACCTCTCCGACGCGCGGGCGCTGGAGGTGCTGCTGCCGAAGCTGGCCGCCGTCGAGGGCATCGACCGGGTGCGGGTGTCCTACCTGCAGCCCGCCGAGACCCGGCCCGGCCTGGTGCGGGCCATCGCCACCACGCCCGGCGTCGCGCCGTACTTCGACCTGTCGTTCCAGCACTCCAGCGAGCCGGTGCTGCGCCGGATGCGCCGCTTCGGCTCCACCGAGTCGTTCCTGGCGCTCATCGAGCAGATCCGCGAGCTCGCCCCCGAGGCGGGCATCCGCAGCAACGTCATCGTCGGCTTCCCCGGCGAGACCGAGGACGACTTCGCCGAACTGCAGGACTTCCTCACCCGCGCGCGGCTGGACGCCATCGGCGTGTTCGGCTACTCCGACGAGGACGGCACCGAGGCCGCCGGGTTCGACGACAAGATCGACCCGGACGTCGTCGACGAGCGCGTCGAGCAGCTCTCGGACCTGGTGGACGAGCTGATTTCGCAGCGCGCCGAGGACCGCATCGGCACCGAGGTGCGGGTGCTCGTCGAGCGCGTCAGCGACGAGGAGTGCGCCGGTCGTGGCGACCACCAGGGACCGGAGGTGGACGGGGAATGCCTCGTCGCTGATCCTGGAGAGGTCAACGTGGGCGATGTGCTGCACTGCCAGGTGGTGGATAGCGTTGGCGTGGACCTCGTGGTGCGCCCGATCGACAGCACGCCCGCACAGAAACGGTCCGGGGAGCAGCCATGA